In Buchnera aphidicola (Sipha maydis), the following proteins share a genomic window:
- the metE gene encoding 5-methyltetrahydropteroyltriglutamate--homocysteine S-methyltransferase, with protein MKICSHILGFPRIGWKRELKKSQEDYWNRKISQCELKIVGKNIRKKNWTTQKDMGLSFLSVGDFSWYDHVLTTSMMLGNIPSRFLYDGEVDLDTLFHIARGVSFNRKPTFPSEMTKWFNTNYHYIVPEFNQKSSFHFLWKQILEEIREAKNYKKDIKPIILGPMSYLFLGKSGDLNFNCLSLLPKILPVYQKILKCIKNENISWIQIDEPILALDLPDEWKKNFIYSYKFLKSDLKTLLTTYFGSITHNLDIIQSIPIDGLHIDLISGDYDLQNFNKKLPQEIILSLGIINGRNIWKTNLLECFHLVKNFQKYRKNIWIGTSCSLLHVPIDLDQEIHFDSRIKNYFSFAVQKCYELFLLNDAINKNKKTLLESWVLPLHEKIYFNQLNKKNIQKRLLNLTEKDYQRKNNYVIRFKKQQKKFNFPILPITTIGSFPQTKKLRFLRAKFKDKILDEKVYKEKIFKIIKKNIQIQEDLDIDVLVHGEPERNDMVEYFGENLDGFLFTNDGWVQSYGSRCVKPPIIFSDISYIKPITVSWIKYAQSLTKKPVKGMLTGPVTMLLWSFPREDISKKIISQQIALALQDEIRELEKNKINIIQVDEPALREGLPLRNIDQEEYLKWAVKAFKLSVSKVKDTTQIHTHMCYCEFNDIMQSIVDLDADVITIENARSNMEILKFFKNFRYPNSIGPGFYDIHSPNIPTEDDLIKLIKKSMKLISYKKLWVNPDCGLKTRTWREVKHSLRHLVNATKKVRILQNH; from the coding sequence ATGAAAATATGTAGTCATATATTAGGATTTCCAAGAATAGGTTGGAAAAGAGAATTAAAGAAATCTCAAGAAGATTATTGGAACAGAAAGATTTCTCAATGTGAATTAAAAATAGTTGGTAAAAATATCAGAAAAAAAAATTGGACAACTCAAAAAGATATGGGTTTATCTTTTTTATCAGTTGGAGATTTTTCATGGTATGATCATGTTTTAACAACAAGCATGATGTTAGGAAACATTCCATCAAGATTTTTATATGATGGTGAAGTGGATTTAGATACATTATTTCATATTGCTCGAGGAGTTTCATTTAATAGAAAACCTACTTTTCCTTCTGAAATGACAAAATGGTTTAATACTAATTATCATTATATTGTTCCAGAATTTAACCAAAAAAGTTCTTTTCATTTTTTATGGAAACAGATATTAGAAGAAATTCGCGAAGCGAAAAATTATAAAAAAGATATTAAACCTATTATTTTAGGACCAATGTCATATCTTTTTTTAGGAAAATCTGGTGATTTAAATTTTAATTGTTTATCTTTACTTCCTAAAATTTTGCCAGTTTATCAAAAAATTTTAAAATGTATTAAAAATGAAAATATTTCTTGGATCCAGATAGATGAACCTATTTTAGCATTAGATTTACCTGATGAATGGAAAAAAAATTTTATATATAGTTATAAATTTTTGAAAAGTGATTTAAAAACGTTATTAACCACATATTTCGGAAGTATTACGCATAATTTAGATATTATTCAATCTATTCCGATAGATGGTTTACATATAGATTTAATTTCTGGAGATTATGATTTACAAAATTTTAATAAAAAATTACCACAAGAAATAATTTTATCGTTAGGTATAATTAATGGAAGAAATATTTGGAAAACTAATCTATTAGAATGTTTTCATTTAGTTAAAAATTTTCAAAAATATCGAAAAAATATTTGGATTGGTACATCTTGTTCTTTATTACATGTTCCTATTGACTTAGATCAAGAAATTCATTTTGATTCTAGAATAAAAAATTATTTTTCTTTTGCTGTACAAAAATGTTATGAATTATTTTTATTAAATGATGCGATTAATAAAAATAAAAAAACTTTATTAGAATCTTGGGTTCTTCCTTTGCATGAAAAGATTTATTTCAATCAGTTAAATAAAAAAAATATTCAGAAAAGATTATTAAATCTTACAGAAAAAGATTATCAAAGAAAGAATAATTATGTTATACGATTTAAAAAACAACAAAAAAAGTTTAATTTCCCTATATTACCAATAACAACAATTGGTTCTTTTCCTCAGACAAAAAAATTAAGATTTTTGAGAGCGAAATTTAAAGACAAAATTTTAGATGAAAAAGTTTATAAAGAAAAAATTTTTAAAATCATTAAAAAAAATATTCAAATTCAAGAAGATTTAGATATTGATGTTTTGGTTCATGGAGAACCTGAACGTAATGACATGGTTGAATATTTTGGAGAAAATTTAGATGGATTTTTATTTACAAATGATGGATGGGTACAAAGTTATGGTTCTAGATGTGTAAAACCTCCAATTATTTTTAGTGACATTTCTTATATTAAACCTATTACCGTATCTTGGATTAAATATGCACAATCTTTAACTAAAAAACCAGTTAAAGGAATGTTAACAGGTCCTGTTACAATGTTATTGTGGTCTTTTCCGAGAGAAGATATTTCTAAAAAAATAATTTCTCAACAAATTGCATTAGCTTTACAAGATGAAATACGTGAATTAGAAAAAAATAAGATTAATATTATACAAGTTGATGAACCAGCTTTAAGAGAAGGTTTACCCTTAAGAAATATTGATCAAGAAGAATATTTAAAATGGGCTGTGAAAGCATTTAAATTGAGTGTGTCTAAAGTAAAAGATACTACGCAAATACATACACATATGTGTTATTGTGAGTTTAATGATATTATGCAATCTATAGTAGATTTAGATGCTGATGTGATAACAATTGAAAATGCGCGTTCAAATATGGAAATATTAAAGTTTTTTAAGAATTTTAGATATCCAAATAGTATTGGTCCAGGATTTTATGATATTCATTCTCCAAATATCCCTACTGAAGATGATCTGATTAAATTAATTAAGAAATCTATGAAATTAATTTCCTATAAAAAATTATGGGTCAATCCTGATTGTGGATTAAAAACGAGAACTTGGAGAGAAGTGAAACATTCTTTAAGACATTTAGTTAATGCTACAAAAAAAGTACGTATTTTGCAAAATCATTAA
- the purH gene encoding bifunctional phosphoribosylaminoimidazolecarboxamide formyltransferase/IMP cyclohydrolase has product MKIKNALISVFNKSKIISLSQALVKKKINILSTQGTRKILKSKKIPCLKISDFTKYKETLNGQIKTLHPKIYSGILHDPTLDSKIVKKEKILSINLIIVNFYPFEEKNHTHLQKNIKNYTKYIDIGGPSLIRAAAKNYKNVIVVVDIQDYKYIVKKILNNEHFSYSERLKFAMKAFKYSAKYEKKIYEFFKKKYYIKNKINVKKTFPQKITITLKKKEKLIYGENPHQKSSIYVEENFQKKDEIFEKIQGKKLSYNNILDANIALECVSQFKKPTCVIIKHGNPCGASTKENLLKAYKNAYKCDPNSAFGGVIACNKKIRSHVIKKIINNQFVEMIIAPNLSLNAKKIVNNKKKIRILITNNKKINFFEKLEIRTINHQFLIQEKDYDNFNYKKWEIVSLKKPNKIEIKDAIFGWKISKFVKSNGIVYVHNKSTISIGCGQTSRILAVHNANTKIQHNNRKLKHITMASDAFFPFKDNIQEARKFHVSCIIQPGGSIRDKEIIQEVNKNKMSMIFTNIRHFKH; this is encoded by the coding sequence ATGAAAATAAAAAATGCATTAATCAGTGTATTTAATAAATCAAAAATAATTTCACTATCTCAAGCATTAGTTAAAAAAAAAATAAATATTTTATCAACACAAGGAACAAGAAAAATTTTAAAAAGTAAAAAAATACCCTGCTTAAAAATATCAGATTTTACGAAATATAAAGAAACCCTCAATGGACAAATAAAAACATTACATCCTAAAATATATTCTGGAATATTACATGATCCCACTTTAGATTCTAAAATAGTTAAAAAAGAAAAAATTCTCTCTATTAATTTAATTATAGTCAATTTTTATCCATTCGAAGAGAAAAATCATACACATCTACAAAAAAATATAAAAAATTATACAAAATATATTGATATAGGAGGACCTTCTCTAATACGTGCAGCAGCAAAAAATTATAAAAATGTAATAGTTGTCGTAGATATTCAAGATTACAAATATATTGTAAAAAAAATTCTTAATAACGAACATTTTTCATATTCTGAAAGATTAAAATTTGCGATGAAAGCATTTAAATATTCAGCAAAATATGAAAAAAAAATATATGAATTTTTTAAAAAAAAATACTATATAAAAAATAAAATAAACGTGAAAAAAACTTTTCCACAAAAAATTACAATTACATTAAAAAAAAAAGAAAAATTAATTTATGGAGAAAATCCACATCAAAAATCTTCTATATATGTTGAAGAAAATTTTCAAAAAAAAGATGAAATATTCGAAAAAATTCAAGGGAAAAAACTTTCATATAATAATATTTTAGATGCAAATATTGCATTAGAATGCGTTTCTCAATTTAAAAAACCTACATGTGTAATAATAAAACATGGAAATCCATGCGGAGCATCTACTAAAGAAAACCTATTGAAAGCTTATAAAAATGCTTATAAATGCGATCCTAATTCTGCTTTTGGAGGAGTCATTGCATGTAATAAAAAAATTAGATCTCATGTAATAAAAAAAATTATTAACAATCAATTTGTAGAAATGATTATAGCTCCTAATCTCTCTTTAAATGCAAAAAAAATTGTAAATAATAAAAAAAAAATTAGAATACTTATTACAAATAACAAAAAAATAAATTTTTTTGAAAAATTAGAAATTCGAACTATCAATCATCAATTTTTAATACAAGAAAAAGACTATGATAATTTCAATTATAAAAAATGGGAAATAGTGAGTTTAAAAAAACCAAATAAAATTGAAATAAAAGACGCTATTTTTGGATGGAAAATTTCTAAATTTGTTAAATCGAATGGAATAGTTTATGTTCATAATAAATCAACTATATCTATTGGTTGTGGTCAAACTAGTCGTATTTTAGCTGTACACAATGCAAATACAAAAATTCAACACAATAATAGAAAATTAAAACACATTACAATGGCATCAGATGCTTTTTTCCCATTTAAAGATAATATTCAAGAAGCAAGAAAATTTCATGTTTCATGTATTATCCAACCGGGTGGCTCTATCAGAGACAAAGAAATTATTCAAGAAGTAAACAAAAATAAAATGTCTATGATTTTTACCAATATCAGACACTTTAAACATTAA
- the rpoC gene encoding DNA-directed RNA polymerase subunit beta', with protein MKELFKFGKSKNLSEEFNAIKISLSSPEIMRSWSYGEVKKPETINYRTFKPERDGLFCAKIFGPVKDYECLCGKYKRLKHRGVICEKCGVEVTKSKVRRERMGHIELSAPIAHIWFLKSLPSRIGLLLDMPLRDIERVLYFESYTIIDHGMTDLKNGDILTEEQNLEAIEKYGDEFTAQMGAEAIQNLLRKINLKKECKKIRKELNKTNSETKKKKITKRIKLIESFIQSNNKPEWMILTVLPILPPDLRPLVPLDGGRFATSDLNDLYRRVINRNNRLKKLLELSAPDIIIRNEKRMLQESVDALLDNGRRGRAIIGSNKRPLKSLADMIKGKQGRFRQNLLGKRVDYSGRSVITVGPYLKLNQCGLPKKMALELFKPFIYGKLEEKNLANTIKSAKKMVEQEDPIVWDILDEVIKKHPILLNRAPTLHRLGIQAFEPILIEGKAIQLHPLVCAAYNADFDGDQMAVHIPLTIEAQVEARNLMMSTNNILSPANGEPIIVPSQDVVLGLYYMTRKKINGKGENTLLTRPQAAEKVYQLGLVDLHSIVKIRITEYKKNKEKFEIKFKKIIKTTIGRAILWNIVPKGLPFSMVNKTLKKNSISKMINTCHRILGIEKTVIFADQIMYTGFSYAARSGSSVGIDDIEIPKKKTQIINDAKTEVLDIQEQFQSGLVTKGEKYNKVIDIWSAANEKISQSMMKNLSTKKIQNKKGEIKKQLSFNSIFIMADSGARGSAAQIRQLAGMRGLMAKPDGSIIETPITANFREGLNVLQYFISTHGARKGLADTALKTANSGYLTRRLVDVAQDLVVTEKDCSTKHGIMMTSVIEGGNIKETLRERVLGRVALKDIFKLNSKKILIKKNTLLNEKYCDILEKNSIDQVEVRSVVHCETNFGVCAYCYGRDLARGTLVKKGEAIGVIAAQSIGEPGTQLTMRTFHIGGAASRTATEYNIRVKNNGIINLNNSKFVINSSGKIVITSRNVELKIIDSVGRTQENYKIPYGAILEKKNHEKVLSGEIVAIWDPHTIPVITEVNGYIKFIDMLEGQSIIKKTDQITGISSIIILDVLKRTTLGKELRPSLKIIKSDKTDVFIPGTQMPAQYFLPGKTIVHVKDGDKISSGDTLARVPQASVSTKDITGGLPRVADLFEARKPKEPAILAEKSGIISFGKETKGKRRLIITPINDKFSYEEMIPKWRQLNVFEGERVEKGDIISDGPESPHDILRLRGIQSVTRYIVNEVQDVYRLQGVKINDKHIEVIIRQMLRKATITNYGESEFLNGEQVEYSRIRIANMKLKKKNKKKIHYVRDLLGITKASLATESFISAASFQETTRVLTESSVAGKIDELRGLKENVIVGRLIPAGTGYSYHRDRLKKNIRTKKLNHNKKENQSNNKKIILEEASANLSELLNSNNL; from the coding sequence TTGAAAGAATTATTCAAGTTTGGAAAATCAAAAAATTTATCAGAAGAATTTAACGCAATAAAAATTTCTTTATCTTCTCCAGAAATTATGAGATCTTGGTCATATGGAGAAGTAAAAAAACCAGAAACTATAAATTATCGAACATTTAAACCAGAAAGAGATGGATTATTTTGCGCAAAAATTTTTGGTCCTGTTAAAGATTATGAATGTTTATGTGGAAAATATAAAAGACTTAAACATAGAGGAGTAATATGTGAAAAATGTGGCGTTGAAGTTACTAAAAGTAAAGTAAGACGTGAAAGAATGGGTCATATCGAGCTTTCTGCACCTATAGCACATATATGGTTTTTAAAATCATTACCATCTCGTATTGGATTACTTTTAGATATGCCATTAAGAGATATTGAAAGAGTATTATATTTTGAATCATATACAATTATTGATCACGGAATGACAGATCTCAAAAATGGAGACATTTTAACAGAAGAACAAAATCTTGAAGCAATAGAAAAATATGGAGATGAATTTACAGCCCAAATGGGAGCTGAAGCGATACAAAACCTTCTTAGAAAAATAAATTTAAAAAAAGAATGTAAAAAAATTAGAAAAGAATTAAATAAAACAAATTCTGAAACAAAAAAAAAAAAAATAACAAAGAGAATTAAATTAATAGAATCTTTTATACAATCTAATAATAAACCAGAATGGATGATTTTGACAGTACTTCCAATATTACCCCCCGATTTAAGACCTTTGGTACCATTAGATGGAGGTAGATTTGCAACATCTGATTTAAACGATTTATATAGAAGAGTAATAAATAGAAATAATAGATTAAAAAAATTATTAGAACTATCTGCACCTGATATCATCATTAGAAATGAAAAAAGAATGCTTCAAGAATCAGTAGATGCACTTTTAGATAACGGAAGAAGAGGAAGAGCAATTATTGGATCAAACAAAAGACCATTAAAATCACTAGCAGACATGATTAAAGGAAAACAAGGAAGATTTCGCCAAAATTTACTTGGAAAAAGAGTAGATTATTCTGGAAGATCTGTAATTACAGTAGGTCCATATTTAAAATTAAACCAATGTGGATTGCCAAAAAAAATGGCTTTAGAACTTTTTAAACCATTTATTTATGGAAAACTTGAAGAAAAAAATCTTGCTAATACAATAAAATCTGCAAAAAAAATGGTTGAACAAGAAGATCCTATTGTTTGGGATATTTTAGACGAAGTGATTAAAAAACATCCTATTTTGTTAAATCGAGCTCCAACTTTACATCGTTTAGGTATACAAGCTTTCGAGCCGATCTTAATTGAAGGAAAAGCGATTCAACTACATCCATTAGTATGCGCTGCATATAATGCCGATTTTGATGGAGATCAAATGGCTGTACATATACCTCTAACAATAGAAGCGCAAGTAGAAGCAAGAAATTTAATGATGTCAACAAATAATATTCTTTCTCCAGCCAATGGAGAACCTATTATTGTTCCATCTCAAGATGTTGTTCTAGGTTTATATTATATGACTCGTAAAAAAATAAATGGAAAAGGAGAAAATACACTACTTACAAGACCACAGGCAGCAGAAAAGGTATACCAATTAGGGCTAGTAGATTTACATTCTATTGTAAAAATTCGCATTACAGAATATAAAAAAAATAAGGAAAAATTTGAAATAAAATTTAAAAAAATTATAAAAACAACGATAGGAAGAGCAATTTTATGGAATATCGTTCCAAAAGGATTACCTTTTTCTATGGTGAATAAAACATTAAAAAAAAACTCTATTTCAAAAATGATTAATACCTGTCATCGAATATTAGGAATTGAAAAAACAGTTATTTTTGCTGATCAAATTATGTATACTGGATTTTCGTATGCAGCTCGTTCAGGATCTTCAGTGGGAATTGACGATATAGAAATTCCGAAGAAAAAAACACAAATCATTAATGATGCAAAAACAGAAGTTTTAGATATTCAAGAACAATTTCAATCAGGATTAGTTACTAAAGGAGAAAAATATAATAAAGTTATAGATATTTGGTCTGCTGCAAATGAAAAAATCTCTCAATCTATGATGAAAAATTTATCGACTAAAAAAATACAAAATAAAAAAGGAGAAATAAAAAAACAACTTTCCTTTAATAGCATTTTTATTATGGCAGATTCAGGTGCACGAGGTTCAGCAGCGCAAATTCGACAATTAGCTGGAATGAGAGGGTTAATGGCTAAACCGGATGGATCTATAATAGAAACTCCAATCACAGCAAATTTTCGAGAAGGATTAAATGTTTTACAATATTTTATTTCTACACATGGTGCTAGAAAAGGATTAGCAGATACTGCTTTAAAAACTGCAAATTCTGGTTACTTAACGCGAAGATTAGTAGACGTAGCACAAGATTTAGTTGTAACAGAAAAAGATTGCTCTACAAAACATGGAATAATGATGACTTCTGTAATTGAAGGTGGAAATATAAAAGAAACACTGCGTGAAAGAGTACTAGGAAGAGTTGCATTAAAAGATATTTTTAAATTAAATTCTAAAAAAATATTAATTAAAAAAAATACTTTATTAAATGAAAAATATTGCGATATTTTAGAAAAAAACTCTATTGATCAAGTAGAAGTAAGATCAGTTGTTCATTGTGAAACAAATTTTGGAGTATGTGCATACTGTTATGGAAGAGATTTAGCAAGAGGGACATTGGTAAAAAAAGGAGAAGCAATTGGAGTTATTGCAGCGCAATCTATTGGAGAACCAGGTACACAGTTAACTATGAGAACCTTTCATATTGGTGGAGCAGCCTCTAGAACAGCAACAGAATATAACATACGCGTTAAAAACAATGGAATCATTAATCTCAATAATTCAAAATTCGTAATTAATTCTTCTGGAAAAATTGTCATTACTTCCAGAAATGTTGAATTAAAAATAATTGATTCAGTAGGAAGAACTCAAGAAAATTATAAAATTCCTTATGGAGCAATTTTAGAAAAAAAAAATCATGAAAAAGTACTTTCTGGAGAAATAGTAGCTATATGGGATCCACATACTATTCCAGTAATCACTGAAGTAAATGGATATATAAAATTTATAGATATGTTAGAAGGACAAAGTATTATAAAAAAAACTGATCAAATTACTGGAATCTCTTCAATAATTATTTTAGATGTTTTAAAAAGAACCACTTTAGGAAAAGAATTAAGACCTTCTTTAAAAATAATTAAATCAGATAAAACAGACGTTTTTATACCAGGAACTCAAATGCCAGCTCAATATTTTTTACCTGGAAAAACTATAGTGCATGTAAAAGATGGAGATAAAATAAGCTCCGGAGATACATTAGCAAGAGTTCCTCAAGCATCTGTTAGCACAAAAGATATCACTGGAGGATTACCTAGAGTTGCTGATTTATTTGAAGCTAGAAAACCTAAGGAACCAGCAATTTTAGCAGAAAAAAGTGGAATAATATCTTTTGGAAAAGAAACAAAAGGAAAAAGAAGATTAATTATTACACCTATAAATGACAAGTTTTCATATGAAGAGATGATACCTAAATGGAGACAATTAAATGTTTTTGAAGGAGAAAGAGTAGAAAAAGGAGATATCATATCTGATGGTCCAGAATCTCCACATGATATCTTGAGATTAAGAGGAATTCAATCTGTAACTAGGTATATAGTTAATGAAGTTCAAGATGTATATAGATTACAAGGAGTTAAAATAAATGATAAACATATCGAAGTAATTATTAGACAAATGTTAAGGAAAGCAACAATAACAAATTATGGTGAATCAGAATTTTTAAATGGAGAACAAGTAGAATATTCACGAATCAGAATAGCCAACATGAAATTAAAAAAGAAAAATAAAAAAAAAATACATTATGTTAGAGATTTATTAGGAATTACAAAAGCCTCTCTTGCAACAGAATCTTTTATATCCGCTGCATCCTTTCAAGAAACTACAAGAGTTTTAACAGAATCCTCTGTAGCAGGGAAAATAGATGAATTAAGAGGATTAAAAGAAAATGTAATTGTAGGAAGATTAATTCCTGCAGGAACAGGATATTCATATCACCGAGATAGATTAAAAAAAAACATTAGAACAAAAAAATTAAATCACAATAAAAAAGAAAATCAATCTAATAATAAAAAAATTATTTTAGAAGAAGCTTCTGCAAACTTATCAGAATTATTAAATTCAAATAATTTATAA
- a CDS encoding HU family DNA-binding protein — translation MNKSQLIDIVSKKSFISKMKAKDILDLILSEITNSLKKEENVQLVGFGTFKINKRSARTGRNPKTGQEIQILATKVPSFISGKTLKEAVK, via the coding sequence ATGAATAAATCACAATTAATCGATATTGTCTCCAAAAAATCCTTTATATCTAAAATGAAAGCAAAAGACATATTGGACTTAATACTATCTGAAATTACAAATTCATTAAAAAAAGAAGAAAATGTACAATTAGTTGGATTTGGAACATTTAAAATAAATAAAAGATCTGCGCGAACTGGAAGAAATCCAAAAACTGGACAAGAAATTCAAATATTAGCAACCAAAGTTCCATCTTTTATTTCTGGGAAAACTCTAAAAGAAGCAGTGAAATAA